Proteins found in one Hyla sarda isolate aHylSar1 chromosome 7, aHylSar1.hap1, whole genome shotgun sequence genomic segment:
- the LOC130282018 gene encoding protein spinster homolog 1-like, whose protein sequence is MASPQDPLLKEEEEAMEDHSDMDVEKGDIPERQNLSSLSVMSTTRSIITVVILAFVNLLIYANRSSVAGVLPYIQKAYDTNASLSGLLNTLFIGSYVLVAPIAGYLGDHCNKKYTVCAGVIVWLSMTLTLSFIPDGYFLLFLLTSGLVGAGEATFCTIAPSIIADLFTSDQRTRMLNVFYSVIPVGCGLGYIIGPKVTDAARGDWHWAFRVTPGLGLIAVALMILVTKELPRTTTNEKKNNKSQKFSKWATDLKKLFKNRSFMLTTMGSTAVSFIVGAIGVWGPSYLTHARTLLQEKDPCRTEPCDYHDILIFGVVTVVSGILGVVAGSEISKKYRKSNPRADPLVCGCAMMLSAPFLLLALTFGNISLVATNIFIFIGETLLSVNFTLISDIILKVVTPWRRSSALAVQMTIYHLLGDAGSPYLIGLISDTYERGYAKSPLLKYRSLEYALMTCTIMAVIGGAFFMATALYIERDEKEAEMESEPPSSSSSSLLPADEDRASD, encoded by the coding sequence atggcctctccacaagacccattgctgaaggaggaggaagaagcaatggaggaccatagtgatatggatgtagaaaagggcgatatccctgagaggcagaacctgtcatctctaagcgtgatgtccaccacacgttccatcatcaccgtagtgatcctcgcctttgttaatttgctcatctatgcaaatcgctccagcgtggcgggggtgctgccttatatacagaaagcatatgacaccaatgctagtctgtccggcttattgaatacattgttcattggaagctacgtgctggtcgcaccaattgccggatatttgggcgaccactgtaataagaaatatactgtttgcgcaggagtcatcgtttggctgagcatgacacttaccctgtcattcatccctgacgggtatttcctgctcttcctgctgacgagtgggctggttggagccggagaggcgactttctgcaccatcgccccctccatcattgcagacctttttacaagtgaccagcggacccgcatgctgaacgtgttttactccgtcatacctgtaggctgcggactaggatacatcatcgggcccaaagtgactgatgcagcaaggggcgattggcactgggcatttcgggtcacccctggcctgggcctcatagctgtggctttgatgattttggtcacaaaggagcttccaagaacgactacaaacgagaagaagaacaacaaatcccagaagttttccaaatgggcgacagatctgaaaaaactatttaaaaatcgaagcttcatgttaaccaccatgggatcgacggctgtatccttcatagtgggagccataggtgtatggggtccgtcatacctgacccacgcacgaacactcctacaagagaaggacccttgccgcactgaaccgtgtgactatcacgacatcctaatatttggtgtggttacagtcgtctctggcattctgggagttgtagcagggtcgGAGATAAGTAAAAAATATCgtaaatccaacccacgggcggacccgcttgtgtgtggctgcgcgatgatgctctccgccccttttcttctgttagCATTGACTTTTGgtaacatcagcctcgttgccaccaacatcttcatcttcatcggagagacgcttctgtcagtaaatttcaccctaatatctgacattatactaaaagtagtaactccgtggaggagatcttcagctctggccgtgcagatgacaatctatcacctcctaggtgacgccggcagcccgtacctcatcggcctgatatctgacacctacgaacgaggatatgccaaatcccctcttctgaaataccgcagcctggagtatgccctcatgacctgcaccataatggcagtcatcggaggggccttcttcatggccacggccctatatatagagagggacgaaaaagaagcagagatggaatcagaacctccgtcatcctcctcctcctccctgcttcctgccgatgaggaccgcgcttcagactga